The following proteins are encoded in a genomic region of Enterocloster clostridioformis:
- a CDS encoding GH32 C-terminal domain-containing protein: MTSLVSTRKEVKEICFPSDVGGVRYVEIFMDRRVAEVYLNHGEAAGTKLFYQDSTEGHLEADFSAGSLNRLEVWTMESIWSHKS; the protein is encoded by the coding sequence GTGACAAGCCTGGTATCCACCAGGAAGGAAGTGAAAGAGATTTGCTTTCCGTCTGATGTCGGCGGAGTCCGCTATGTGGAGATTTTTATGGACCGGAGGGTGGCGGAGGTTTACTTAAACCACGGCGAGGCCGCGGGCACCAAGCTGTTTTACCAGGACAGCACAGAGGGGCATCTGGAGGCGGATTTTTCGGCCGGAAGTCTGAATCGTTTGGAGGTATGGACCATGGAGTCCATCTGGAGCCATAAATCATGA
- a CDS encoding CAP domain-containing protein — protein sequence MRKISMYTLSAAAAMLVSTAIPVTSLAAVSTYHIPFANGSAYVIGVGGQNCFPGNIGQNGNWGQNGGWGQNNNGNQNNGWGAGPVLPDNPGTAPEAPEDTFPGEPDNGGSQDAYADAVVELVNAERAKAGLSPLSVHEGVAEAANTRAHEIKNTFSHTRPDGSSFSTVLTQAGISYRSVGENIAYGQSSPEAVMQSWMNSSGHRANILNRDFTSIGVGHYKDASGTDYWTQLFIK from the coding sequence ATGAGAAAGATATCCATGTACACATTGTCCGCAGCCGCAGCCATGCTTGTTTCCACAGCAATACCGGTGACATCACTGGCAGCCGTATCTACATATCATATTCCTTTTGCCAATGGAAGCGCATATGTGATTGGAGTGGGAGGACAGAACTGCTTTCCCGGTAATATAGGCCAGAATGGGAATTGGGGCCAGAACGGCGGCTGGGGCCAGAATAATAACGGGAACCAGAATAACGGGTGGGGCGCAGGCCCGGTGCTGCCGGATAACCCGGGCACGGCTCCCGAAGCTCCGGAGGATACGTTTCCCGGTGAACCGGATAACGGCGGCAGCCAGGACGCATATGCGGATGCAGTGGTTGAACTGGTAAATGCGGAGAGGGCAAAGGCAGGTCTTAGTCCACTGTCTGTCCACGAAGGCGTGGCAGAGGCAGCCAATACAAGAGCGCATGAAATCAAGAATACATTTTCACATACCAGACCTGACGGCAGCAGCTTCAGTACAGTCCTGACACAGGCCGGAATCAGCTACAGAAGTGTTGGGGAGAACATTGCCTATGGACAGAGCTCGCCTGAGGCCGTGATGCAGAGCTGGATGAACAGCTCAGGCCACAGGGCAAATATTCTGAACCGTGATTTTACTTCCATTGGGGTAGGACATTATAAGGATGCCAGCGGAACCGATTATTGGACACAGCTGTTTATAAAGTAA
- a CDS encoding LacI family DNA-binding transcriptional regulator — protein sequence MKNATISDVAKLSGVSKSTVSNYLNGNFERMSDETKKKIKNAIDELGYTPSLSARRLSSKNHSKTVCLAIPRNISRLNDTMYYPVIFSALGEEAKKFDYNTLIYSMDSDDINKDTEYLKSLSSSLVDGILLYDLEEDSLAFREFERAGIPYVCVGKIRSVENYNYVASDHGKAMKDALEYFYNLEHKKVAIITEGKSNSVVQTVRSMAFNEFMSEMKDERLDYSYIRINQNESSSDIKLLFNELLNPANRPTAVGITSCFMSQFMDVVKGYGIRIPEDLSVMILEYYKNSNVDDEYQDFTCVESKAEKVTRIAMRKLVKLIDSGKPFESELVGLKVCVKNSTSKPKKQGGRKL from the coding sequence ATGAAGAACGCAACAATATCTGATGTAGCAAAGCTTTCCGGGGTTTCCAAGTCCACTGTTTCAAATTATCTGAATGGAAATTTCGAGAGAATGTCTGACGAGACAAAAAAGAAGATAAAAAATGCAATTGATGAATTGGGGTATACACCAAGCTTGAGCGCCCGCAGGCTGTCGTCTAAAAACCACAGCAAGACAGTTTGTTTAGCCATTCCCAGAAACATTTCACGTTTAAATGATACCATGTATTACCCGGTCATATTCTCGGCTCTTGGCGAAGAAGCAAAGAAATTTGATTATAATACTCTGATTTATTCCATGGATTCAGATGATATCAATAAAGACACAGAGTATTTAAAGAGCCTGTCGTCGTCTCTGGTAGACGGCATACTGCTGTATGACCTGGAAGAAGACAGTCTGGCCTTCAGGGAGTTTGAGAGGGCAGGCATCCCGTATGTCTGTGTGGGTAAGATACGCAGCGTTGAGAATTACAATTATGTGGCGTCTGACCATGGCAAAGCGATGAAGGATGCCCTGGAGTATTTTTATAACCTGGAGCACAAAAAAGTGGCCATTATCACGGAGGGAAAATCCAACAGCGTGGTACAGACTGTGAGAAGTATGGCTTTTAATGAATTTATGTCCGAAATGAAAGACGAGAGATTGGACTATTCTTATATCAGAATCAATCAGAATGAATCATCATCCGATATCAAACTGCTGTTCAATGAACTGCTCAATCCTGCAAACCGTCCAACGGCAGTGGGAATCACCAGCTGTTTTATGAGCCAATTCATGGATGTGGTAAAGGGATATGGAATCAGGATACCGGAAGACCTGTCTGTAATGATTCTTGAGTATTATAAGAATTCCAATGTAGATGACGAGTATCAGGATTTTACCTGTGTGGAATCCAAGGCTGAGAAGGTGACGAGAATCGCCATGAGGAAGCTTGTAAAGCTGATTGACAGCGGAAAGCCTTTTGAGTCGGAACTGGTTGGTTTGAAGGTGTGTGTGAAAAACTCAACTTCAAAGCCTAAAAAACAAGGAGGCAGGAAGTTATGA